Proteins encoded together in one Vibrio lentus window:
- the cspE gene encoding transcription antiterminator/RNA stability regulator CspE: MSNTNTGTVKWFNEEKGFGFISQDNGGADVFVHFRAIASEGFKTLKEGQKVSFEVENGQKGLQAANVVAQ, translated from the coding sequence ATGTCTAACACAAATACTGGCACTGTAAAATGGTTTAACGAAGAGAAAGGTTTCGGTTTCATTTCTCAAGACAACGGCGGTGCTGACGTATTCGTACACTTCCGTGCAATCGCTTCAGAAGGTTTCAAAACTCTGAAAGAAGGCCAAAAGGTTTCTTTCGAAGTTGAAAACGGTCAAAAAGGCCTACAAGCAGCAAACGTTGTTGCTCAATAA
- a CDS encoding MFS transporter: MSLLSVPFVGTGADTALHVVAGVVLVATIAAACYGFWRIHELPINKAHSKEHHQLGLITALTWIGFIWHWVWVLAVIVSFVDMEKAIINLRDTWRAPSNSSTESTSNNNTSAVGNVNSTQSVDNKENPAC, translated from the coding sequence ATGAGTTTACTAAGTGTCCCATTCGTTGGAACAGGCGCAGATACCGCATTACACGTTGTAGCAGGCGTTGTGTTGGTCGCAACAATCGCAGCAGCCTGTTACGGCTTTTGGCGTATTCATGAATTACCAATCAATAAAGCTCACAGTAAAGAGCACCACCAGCTCGGTTTAATCACCGCTTTAACGTGGATTGGCTTCATATGGCACTGGGTATGGGTACTCGCAGTAATCGTGTCGTTTGTTGATATGGAAAAAGCCATTATCAACCTTAGAGATACATGGCGTGCGCCAAGCAACAGCAGCACAGAGAGTACGAGTAATAACAATACTAGTGCTGTCGGCAACGTAAACAGCACCCAATCGGTTGATAATAAGGAGAACCCAGCATGTTAG
- a CDS encoding AraC family transcriptional regulator yields the protein MNNSNFLRALGIWGIYQYAVAYDGVDAEQLGIPSSVFKNPMNLIPVREVDRWFVGLEQQTNDPDIILKLADRVEIEKLGPLSNWIFSGHDLASTIRRVNTGLHCLQSGAYLYGAQVGNLIKWCYHNPSYSEAGKVHDSIRVAIFMMKILRCYLGEDFKPAAVTIAGHRENVALYQEYFGCNIQWDKPRTEVWLPSKLRLSTNQSPSVSKMSLAMNFHDLDNYLNMPDAADDHKVTYEMINYSRHFGLPTLSKVSSLLGLSEQQFQRRLHDLGVNFSTITGYVLSNIAVELLRYSLPIEEVAKRLGYTNVASFNRMFKKHRGLTPKQYTERFQLDS from the coding sequence ATGAATAATTCTAACTTCCTGAGAGCATTAGGTATTTGGGGAATATACCAGTACGCAGTTGCTTACGATGGTGTTGATGCCGAACAATTGGGTATTCCAAGTTCGGTATTTAAGAACCCGATGAACCTCATTCCTGTACGTGAAGTAGACCGTTGGTTTGTGGGCCTTGAGCAACAAACCAACGATCCTGACATCATATTAAAGCTTGCTGACCGTGTAGAAATTGAAAAGCTTGGTCCACTATCGAATTGGATTTTCTCTGGTCACGATTTGGCCTCGACGATCCGTCGAGTGAACACCGGGCTACACTGCTTACAGTCTGGGGCTTACCTGTATGGGGCTCAAGTGGGGAACCTTATCAAGTGGTGTTATCACAACCCATCTTACTCCGAGGCGGGGAAGGTTCATGATTCGATTCGAGTCGCTATCTTTATGATGAAGATATTGCGTTGTTACCTAGGGGAGGACTTTAAGCCAGCAGCTGTGACAATTGCGGGGCATCGAGAGAATGTTGCGCTTTATCAGGAGTACTTTGGTTGCAATATCCAGTGGGACAAACCGAGAACCGAGGTGTGGCTACCAAGTAAATTAAGGCTCTCTACCAACCAATCTCCGTCCGTCAGTAAAATGAGCCTGGCCATGAATTTTCATGACTTGGACAACTATCTAAATATGCCTGATGCCGCCGATGACCATAAAGTCACCTATGAAATGATCAATTACAGCCGTCACTTTGGCTTGCCCACCTTAAGTAAGGTATCCAGTTTATTGGGGTTGTCTGAGCAGCAGTTTCAGCGTCGGTTACACGATCTCGGCGTTAACTTTTCAACCATCACTGGTTACGTGCTCAGCAATATCGCGGTTGAGTTGTTGAGATATTCATTACCTATTGAAGAGGTGGCAAAACGTTTGGGTTATACCAACGTGGCGAGCTTTAATCGTATGTTCAAAAAGCATCGAGGTTTGACGCCTAAGCAATATACAGAGCGCTTTCAGTTGGATAGTTAG
- a CDS encoding malate synthase encodes MNMLTFDKTEIQKQTKPFIAEAVFAVETISAKQQTEKQLKAKQLLDRLFPLENGSHQDVTSYVVDYRHIMAYFKDGQHSGLKHPKQFVAFMGEKCDPDSILFRDSSGSHLEVMFGCHKGTGCIELVDIDDIQLESCTTFGQSPMEAVQTNTERQGITTAIRHWISLVQGDEKGKPKACSEDKEFRAKSGEDYCLNYCYAL; translated from the coding sequence ATGAATATGCTTACATTCGATAAAACAGAAATCCAAAAACAAACAAAACCATTTATCGCTGAAGCTGTCTTTGCCGTGGAGACTATCAGTGCCAAACAGCAAACTGAGAAGCAACTCAAAGCGAAGCAACTGCTAGACCGATTGTTCCCACTAGAGAACGGCTCACATCAAGATGTAACGAGCTACGTAGTTGATTACCGCCATATCATGGCTTATTTCAAAGATGGCCAACACAGCGGTCTAAAGCATCCTAAGCAGTTTGTAGCTTTCATGGGTGAGAAGTGTGACCCAGACTCAATCTTGTTCCGAGATAGCAGTGGAAGCCATTTAGAAGTGATGTTTGGTTGTCACAAAGGGACAGGTTGCATTGAACTGGTCGATATCGATGATATTCAGCTCGAGTCGTGCACTACTTTTGGCCAGTCACCAATGGAAGCGGTACAAACGAATACTGAGCGTCAAGGAATCACGACAGCAATACGTCACTGGATCAGCCTAGTTCAAGGTGATGAGAAGGGTAAACCAAAAGCATGCAGCGAAGATAAAGAGTTCCGAGCTAAGAGCGGTGAAGATTATTGCCTTAATTACTGCTACGCACTTTAG
- the codB gene encoding cytosine permease: protein MAADNNYSLGPVPTSARKGVASLTMVMLGLTFFSASMWTGGSLGTGLSFNDFFLAVLIGNLILGIYTSFLGYIGSSTGLSTHLLARFSFGTKGSWLPSALLGGTQVGWFGVGVAMFAIPVQKATGIDTNTLIVVSGLLMTGTVYFGIKALMVLSAVAVPAIAILGGYSVLTAVDSVGGLEQLQLIEPETPMDFSMALAMVVGSFVSAGTLTADFVRFGKKPASAVLITMVAFFIGNSLMFIFGAAGAAATGLSDISDVMIAQGLLLPAIIVLGLNIWTTNENALYASGLGLSNITGRSSTTMSIINGIVGTIFALWLYNNFVGWLTFLSLAIPPIGGVIIADFFANRKRYKDFAKAEFQTVNWAGIIAVATGVAAGHFLPGIVPLNAVFGGAISYLVLNPLLNKNALKSQAA from the coding sequence ATGGCTGCGGATAATAACTACAGTCTTGGGCCGGTTCCAACATCGGCTAGGAAAGGAGTTGCTTCACTCACCATGGTAATGCTTGGACTCACTTTCTTCTCTGCAAGTATGTGGACAGGTGGTTCACTCGGGACAGGTCTTTCTTTCAACGATTTCTTCCTCGCCGTTCTCATCGGTAATCTAATTCTTGGTATTTACACTTCTTTTCTTGGCTACATCGGCTCATCTACTGGCCTCTCTACTCACCTCCTCGCTCGTTTCTCTTTCGGTACTAAAGGCTCATGGCTTCCTTCTGCTCTACTTGGTGGTACACAAGTCGGTTGGTTTGGTGTGGGCGTTGCCATGTTTGCGATTCCAGTACAGAAAGCCACGGGCATTGATACCAACACCTTGATTGTTGTATCAGGCTTGTTGATGACAGGTACGGTATACTTCGGTATTAAAGCGCTAATGGTACTCTCAGCGGTTGCCGTTCCTGCGATTGCCATTCTGGGTGGTTACTCAGTACTGACCGCGGTAGACAGTGTTGGCGGGCTAGAACAGCTACAACTCATCGAGCCGGAAACACCAATGGACTTCTCAATGGCACTAGCAATGGTTGTCGGTTCATTCGTGAGTGCAGGTACTTTAACTGCCGATTTCGTTCGCTTTGGTAAAAAGCCAGCGAGCGCAGTATTAATTACAATGGTCGCGTTCTTCATCGGTAACTCACTGATGTTTATCTTTGGTGCAGCCGGTGCAGCAGCGACGGGTCTCTCTGACATTTCAGATGTGATGATTGCGCAAGGACTACTTCTTCCTGCCATCATCGTTCTAGGCTTGAACATCTGGACAACCAACGAAAACGCACTTTATGCATCAGGTCTTGGTTTATCCAACATCACCGGTCGCTCAAGTACTACAATGTCTATCATTAACGGCATCGTAGGTACGATTTTCGCGCTTTGGTTATACAACAACTTCGTCGGCTGGTTAACCTTCCTTTCGCTGGCAATTCCACCGATTGGTGGCGTAATCATCGCCGACTTCTTTGCGAACCGTAAACGTTACAAAGATTTTGCAAAAGCAGAGTTCCAAACCGTTAACTGGGCTGGCATTATCGCGGTAGCAACAGGCGTAGCCGCTGGTCACTTCCTTCCTGGCATAGTTCCTTTGAACGCCGTGTTTGGTGGTGCGATCAGTTACCTCGTGCTTAACCCTCTATTGAATAAAAACGCTCTGAAATCTCAGGCCGCTTAA
- a CDS encoding GGDEF domain-containing protein, with translation MNKDEFQKSTANLKKAVPLMMKNRVSTTPANYALWYTYVDNAIPQLTKDMDGVLEHYGICPPAVGEQLYNNYVASKSETNINDLRANLELLVSEVSNSMNDTLTDTSAFSEMIDKSFEDLSRVDNESLSIDEVMSLVRQLVSESRNIRHSTQFLSSQLNSATSEISKLKTQLVKVQKDALFDSTTTLYNRRSLDRDLETLCEAKQSLCLILLDIDHFKNFNDTYGHLFGDMVLKGIARKLKQMCREGISAYRFGGEEFALIVPNKSLRIARQLADTNRRSLEKLSIKDRRSGEQVGSITASFGVAELEPGESAESLIERADKLLYEAKSLGRNRVMPL, from the coding sequence ATGAACAAAGATGAATTTCAGAAATCCACCGCTAATTTGAAAAAAGCGGTGCCTCTTATGATGAAGAATAGAGTGTCGACAACACCTGCAAATTACGCACTTTGGTACACCTATGTCGACAACGCTATCCCGCAGCTCACCAAAGATATGGATGGTGTGTTAGAGCACTACGGTATCTGCCCTCCTGCGGTAGGTGAACAGCTCTACAACAACTACGTTGCAAGCAAATCTGAAACGAATATCAATGACTTACGAGCAAACCTAGAACTGTTAGTTTCTGAGGTTTCTAACTCAATGAACGATACTCTCACCGACACTTCTGCTTTCTCTGAGATGATCGATAAGAGCTTCGAAGACTTATCTCGCGTCGACAATGAAAGTTTGTCTATCGATGAAGTGATGTCGTTGGTTCGTCAGCTGGTTTCAGAATCTCGCAACATTCGACACTCGACTCAGTTCTTAAGCTCTCAACTGAACTCTGCAACGTCAGAAATCAGCAAACTCAAGACACAACTTGTCAAAGTACAGAAAGACGCGCTATTTGATAGCACGACCACGCTTTATAACCGACGCTCTCTGGATCGTGATTTAGAGACGTTGTGCGAAGCTAAGCAGTCGTTATGCCTCATTCTTCTCGATATTGACCATTTTAAAAACTTCAACGACACCTATGGCCACTTGTTTGGCGATATGGTTCTTAAGGGCATTGCGCGTAAGCTAAAGCAAATGTGTCGCGAAGGGATTTCCGCTTACCGATTCGGTGGCGAAGAGTTCGCTCTCATCGTACCGAACAAATCATTACGCATTGCACGTCAACTTGCTGATACTAATAGACGATCTCTGGAAAAACTGTCGATCAAAGATCGCCGCAGTGGAGAACAGGTCGGTAGCATCACCGCATCGTTTGGCGTTGCAGAGCTTGAACCTGGTGAATCCGCGGAATCCCTGATCGAGCGTGCTGATAAGCTACTTTACGAAGCAAAATCTCTAGGCCGCAATAGAGTGATGCCGCTGTAG
- a CDS encoding HlyD family secretion protein, protein MLEGLAVWALFIYLLRLVGMPWNKGTKAFAYLGGTSWLLFVWVGLVNFTPMDLSGGSVVQSPHIQLRPDSTSVSGKTTKVHISPNQDVTKGELIYEIDDTKYVIARDKASVQLESAHVALDTARQEVSIAKVSHQSALEDIKASIAQIESAKTDLVLQSKTLSRYQRQNNVVEHTITETDIDQQTAKVELATHNVTTLESQLSKKEVDAENAKLNIHKAETNVSKKQTEVDSAKATLAQAQWDLNSTKVTAPTDGFVTNFILREGQRVSMMPRIQMYTEEKYVLMRVNHQAIRNVKVGQPAEFATPVYPGKVFSATVEGIVEATGEAQASLLGIDEQVRVTTGRNLQNKHHFVRLKIEETEGYDIPVGSVGLAWVSGEKPISFMAFLDVIRGIIIRMKSQLYFFYSI, encoded by the coding sequence ATGTTAGAAGGTTTGGCTGTATGGGCACTCTTTATTTATTTGCTGCGCTTAGTGGGCATGCCGTGGAACAAAGGTACTAAGGCGTTTGCTTACTTAGGTGGCACGTCTTGGTTACTGTTCGTCTGGGTTGGATTAGTCAACTTTACCCCCATGGATCTTTCTGGCGGGTCGGTTGTACAGTCTCCACATATTCAGTTGCGTCCAGACTCAACATCGGTCAGCGGCAAAACCACCAAGGTTCACATCAGTCCAAACCAAGACGTGACGAAAGGTGAGTTGATCTACGAGATTGATGACACCAAATATGTCATCGCGAGAGACAAAGCGAGCGTTCAACTTGAATCTGCTCACGTAGCTTTAGATACCGCTCGACAAGAAGTCAGTATCGCAAAGGTCAGCCATCAGTCTGCGCTTGAAGACATCAAAGCGTCTATCGCACAAATTGAATCAGCAAAAACAGACTTAGTCCTTCAATCGAAGACACTCTCTCGTTACCAGCGACAAAACAATGTTGTTGAACATACGATTACTGAGACCGACATAGACCAGCAAACGGCCAAGGTAGAATTAGCAACACATAACGTCACCACTTTGGAATCTCAACTGAGTAAAAAAGAAGTCGACGCCGAGAACGCGAAGTTAAACATCCACAAAGCAGAAACGAACGTCAGTAAAAAGCAAACTGAAGTCGACTCTGCAAAGGCAACCTTAGCCCAAGCGCAATGGGACCTTAACAGCACCAAAGTCACCGCACCAACAGATGGCTTTGTGACTAACTTTATTCTTCGTGAAGGGCAGCGAGTCTCAATGATGCCTCGTATCCAGATGTATACAGAAGAGAAGTACGTGCTAATGCGGGTTAATCACCAAGCGATTCGTAACGTAAAAGTGGGCCAACCAGCTGAATTTGCAACGCCGGTTTATCCAGGAAAGGTTTTCTCTGCAACCGTCGAAGGGATTGTTGAAGCGACAGGTGAAGCACAAGCCAGTTTACTTGGTATTGATGAACAGGTTCGAGTCACAACCGGACGGAATCTTCAAAACAAACACCACTTCGTGAGACTGAAGATCGAAGAAACAGAAGGCTATGATATCCCAGTAGGCTCTGTTGGACTGGCATGGGTGAGTGGCGAAAAGCCAATCAGCTTTATGGCATTCTTAGATGTTATCCGTGGAATCATTATCAGAATGAAGTCGCAACTGTACTTCTTCTATTCGATATAA
- a CDS encoding DUF3612 domain-containing protein: protein MNFTNMALSKSLVRQSHFLGTKIRNLRKRNHLTMEDLSARCIRINPEYAPSVSYLSMIERGKRVPSIDMLEVIAQVFQKNPTWFLDDESEQQAIAPDKGNRGGISGMALEPSFLFSNDILQIAIPEMLSQTGISGRQFAHLLIRAHQESNQNHFPDLERAAEEVGLKRLNLGVEDLIDIARNLGIQIRWVTRTPQDVVDELGINAKQLVTSFFEPPGTIFLNEILKEYPTRLKYDLSVYIGHCILHSKEGLKSVLSVGNNNTWDDNQISGSSQLNSQDILQAWRDFESSFFAGALLCPKVPFRQLLDRTGYEIDVHKRAGVSPSVAMRRMTVVSPYPHWHYFDAYGPGKLKAVYRGNGIPLPWGNMRTVADPCQHWAVFRRLSEPRAGSSAQISILNVGDEPRIYCCESINMTDPAGNNRVLCAGIDLNPAIDAQGGNSRDIAEQLKASCVSNGGSVAIPRNIKKDLTTVAKILNINWIERGIETEARLICSRGGECPRQPSCYSKCGGD from the coding sequence GTGAATTTTACAAATATGGCCTTGTCAAAAAGTTTAGTTCGTCAGTCACATTTCCTAGGTACTAAGATCCGTAACCTTAGGAAGCGTAACCATTTAACCATGGAAGATCTGTCTGCGCGTTGTATTAGAATCAACCCAGAGTACGCACCTTCCGTTTCTTACCTTTCAATGATTGAACGTGGAAAGCGAGTTCCAAGCATCGATATGCTGGAAGTCATTGCGCAGGTCTTTCAGAAGAACCCCACGTGGTTTCTTGACGATGAATCAGAACAACAAGCCATTGCGCCTGACAAAGGGAATCGTGGCGGGATAAGTGGCATGGCACTCGAGCCGAGCTTTCTTTTCTCTAACGACATCCTGCAAATTGCGATACCAGAGATGTTGTCGCAAACCGGCATCTCTGGTCGTCAATTTGCCCACCTCTTGATTCGAGCTCACCAAGAAAGCAATCAAAACCACTTCCCTGATCTAGAACGAGCAGCAGAAGAAGTTGGCTTGAAACGCCTCAACCTTGGCGTTGAAGACCTTATCGACATCGCTAGAAACTTAGGTATTCAAATTCGCTGGGTAACACGCACGCCTCAAGACGTGGTGGATGAGCTTGGAATCAATGCTAAGCAATTAGTGACTTCGTTCTTCGAACCACCCGGTACGATTTTCTTGAACGAAATCCTCAAAGAGTACCCAACTCGACTGAAATACGATTTGTCGGTTTATATCGGCCATTGCATTTTGCACAGCAAGGAAGGGCTTAAGAGTGTGTTGTCGGTCGGTAACAACAACACATGGGACGATAACCAAATATCGGGTTCTTCTCAGCTGAACTCTCAAGACATTCTTCAGGCATGGCGAGACTTCGAATCTAGCTTCTTTGCTGGCGCATTGCTGTGTCCAAAAGTTCCATTTAGACAACTGCTCGATCGTACTGGTTATGAAATCGACGTTCATAAAAGAGCGGGGGTTTCCCCCTCTGTTGCGATGCGCCGAATGACGGTAGTATCGCCCTACCCTCACTGGCACTACTTTGATGCTTATGGGCCGGGGAAACTCAAGGCGGTATACCGCGGGAACGGGATTCCACTGCCTTGGGGGAATATGAGAACGGTCGCCGACCCATGTCAACATTGGGCTGTTTTCCGTCGATTATCTGAACCTAGAGCAGGTAGCTCAGCTCAAATATCTATTTTGAATGTGGGCGATGAGCCAAGAATCTACTGCTGTGAATCCATCAATATGACGGATCCTGCGGGTAACAATCGTGTGTTGTGTGCTGGTATAGACTTAAACCCGGCGATTGATGCTCAAGGTGGTAATTCAAGAGATATCGCTGAGCAGCTTAAGGCTTCATGTGTCAGCAATGGTGGCTCGGTAGCGATACCGCGTAACATCAAGAAAGATCTCACGACAGTAGCCAAGATTCTAAATATAAATTGGATTGAACGCGGGATCGAAACAGAGGCGAGGCTTATCTGCTCCAGAGGAGGGGAATGTCCACGCCAACCAAGCTGCTATTCAAAGTGTGGTGGGGATTAG
- a CDS encoding cytosine deaminase produces MTTLLIKNAKLQDQDGLKQILIENGQFSRILDNDAPINHQGEILDAEGGIAVSPFCEPHIHLDTTQTAGEPNWNISGTLFEGIERWAERKELLSIEDVKSRAKQTLKWQIANGVQHVRTHVDVSDPTLVALRAMVEVREEMKEWVDIQIVAFPQEGILSYPNGKELLEEAVKIGADVIGAIPHFEFTREYGIESLHYAFELARKYDCLIDVHCDEIDDEQSRFVETLAALAHKFDMGEKVTASHTTAMGSYNGAYASRLFRLLKMSGINFVANPLVNIHLQGRFDDYPKRRGVTRVKEMLAANINVCFGHDDVFDPWYPLGTANMLQVLHMGLHVTQVMGYDQINTSLDLISKNSARTLNIQDNYGIEEGKPGSLLILPADNGFDAVRRQVPVQYSVRHGKVIAETQPAKTKINLDQTEDINFKR; encoded by the coding sequence ATGACAACCTTATTAATCAAGAACGCGAAGCTTCAAGACCAAGATGGCTTGAAACAAATCCTGATTGAAAATGGTCAATTTTCTCGCATTCTCGATAATGACGCGCCAATCAATCATCAAGGTGAGATCCTTGATGCTGAAGGTGGCATTGCAGTTTCTCCTTTCTGTGAACCGCATATTCACCTAGATACTACGCAAACGGCTGGAGAACCTAACTGGAACATCTCTGGTACTTTGTTTGAAGGTATTGAGCGTTGGGCCGAACGTAAAGAATTGTTATCAATTGAAGACGTAAAGTCTCGTGCGAAACAAACACTGAAATGGCAGATTGCTAACGGTGTTCAACACGTGCGTACTCACGTTGATGTATCTGATCCAACGTTAGTTGCGTTACGAGCAATGGTTGAAGTTCGTGAAGAGATGAAAGAGTGGGTCGACATCCAGATCGTTGCATTCCCTCAAGAAGGCATTCTTTCATACCCTAACGGTAAAGAATTGCTTGAAGAAGCCGTGAAGATCGGTGCTGACGTTATTGGTGCTATCCCTCACTTCGAATTTACTCGTGAGTACGGTATTGAATCTCTGCACTATGCGTTCGAGCTTGCACGCAAATACGACTGCCTGATCGACGTTCACTGTGATGAAATCGATGACGAGCAATCTCGCTTTGTTGAAACACTGGCGGCTCTTGCTCATAAATTCGACATGGGTGAAAAAGTAACGGCAAGCCATACGACAGCAATGGGCTCTTACAATGGTGCTTACGCATCTCGCCTATTCCGCTTGCTAAAAATGTCGGGGATTAACTTCGTCGCGAACCCGTTAGTAAATATTCACTTACAAGGTCGTTTCGATGACTATCCGAAGCGCCGTGGCGTGACTCGTGTTAAAGAGATGCTAGCGGCTAATATCAATGTGTGTTTCGGCCATGATGATGTGTTTGACCCATGGTATCCACTAGGTACAGCGAATATGCTGCAAGTTCTGCACATGGGACTGCACGTAACACAAGTAATGGGCTACGACCAAATCAACACCTCACTTGATTTGATCAGCAAGAACTCAGCTCGCACTCTAAACATTCAAGACAACTACGGTATTGAAGAAGGTAAGCCTGGTAGCCTACTGATCTTACCTGCGGACAATGGTTTTGATGCTGTTCGTCGCCAAGTGCCAGTTCAATACTCGGTACGACACGGCAAGGTCATCGCTGAAACGCAACCTGCGAAAACAAAAATTAACTTAGATCAGACAGAAGATATCAACTTCAAACGTTAA
- a CDS encoding DEAD/DEAH box helicase, whose translation MSFTSLGLSEPILKAIEAQGYDKPSPIQEKAVPAVLTGKDVMAAAQTGTGKTAGFTLPILEMLSKGPRVRQNQVRALVLTPTRELAAQVNGSVVKYGINLPLTSTVVFGGVKINPQMQKLRKGSDVLVATPGRLLDLYNQNAVRFDQLEILVLDEADRMLDMGFIRDIRKILAFLPKKRQNLLFSATFSDDIRGLAKGLVNNPVEISVSPANSTAPTVEQSIYPVDKKKKAPMLAKLIKDNDWRQVLVFSKTKHGANKLSHFLDEQGISAAPIHGNKSQGARTKALENFKTGKVRVLVATDIAARGIDIPQLPQVVNFDLPNVSEDYVHRIGRTGRAGEVGKAISLVCADEVGELFGIERLIQQVLERRELEGFAPVNKLPESRLDSRPIKPKKPKKTREHSDGQRSGENARGHKPAGKNKRHVSGSGSAPKRKPNANKPNSGNKGSDSNSAVAGDDKSVRNNGSNYKRGNAAGGAEKNTNSGGQNGAGKPKKSGYGGSYGPGRSSNQSASNKPSGNKPSTNKPSGSKPSRNRSKPAAQK comes from the coding sequence ATGAGTTTTACCTCCCTTGGCCTTTCTGAACCGATCCTTAAAGCTATTGAAGCACAAGGTTACGATAAGCCATCACCAATCCAAGAGAAAGCGGTACCAGCTGTCCTAACGGGCAAAGACGTAATGGCCGCTGCTCAAACAGGTACAGGTAAAACTGCTGGCTTCACGCTACCTATTCTTGAAATGTTATCAAAAGGTCCTCGCGTACGTCAGAATCAAGTTCGCGCGTTAGTACTAACACCGACTCGTGAGCTTGCTGCGCAAGTGAATGGCAGCGTAGTTAAGTATGGTATCAATCTACCTTTGACTTCTACGGTTGTATTTGGTGGCGTGAAAATTAATCCTCAGATGCAAAAACTGCGTAAAGGTAGTGATGTACTGGTGGCAACACCGGGTCGCCTACTTGACCTATACAATCAAAATGCAGTGCGTTTTGATCAGCTAGAGATCCTTGTGTTAGATGAAGCTGACCGCATGCTAGACATGGGTTTCATTCGCGACATCCGTAAGATCTTGGCTTTCTTGCCTAAAAAACGTCAGAACCTACTGTTCTCAGCAACGTTCTCTGATGATATTCGTGGCTTGGCTAAAGGCTTAGTAAACAACCCAGTTGAAATCTCGGTAAGCCCTGCAAACTCAACGGCACCAACTGTTGAACAGAGCATTTATCCAGTAGATAAAAAGAAAAAAGCACCAATGCTCGCTAAGCTGATCAAAGATAATGATTGGCGACAAGTGCTCGTGTTCAGCAAAACGAAACACGGTGCGAACAAGCTTTCTCACTTCCTTGACGAGCAAGGCATCTCTGCTGCACCTATTCATGGCAACAAGAGCCAAGGCGCGCGTACTAAAGCCCTAGAGAACTTCAAAACGGGTAAAGTACGAGTATTAGTGGCAACAGATATTGCAGCTCGTGGTATCGATATTCCGCAGCTGCCTCAAGTAGTGAACTTCGACCTTCCAAACGTATCAGAAGATTACGTTCACCGTATTGGTCGTACTGGCCGTGCTGGTGAAGTGGGTAAAGCAATTTCATTGGTATGTGCTGATGAAGTGGGTGAACTGTTTGGTATCGAGCGTCTTATTCAGCAAGTGCTGGAGCGCCGTGAACTTGAAGGTTTTGCACCGGTAAACAAACTGCCTGAATCTCGTTTGGATTCGCGTCCGATTAAGCCTAAGAAGCCGAAAAAGACACGTGAACACTCTGATGGTCAACGTTCTGGTGAGAATGCTCGTGGGCACAAACCAGCAGGTAAGAACAAGCGTCATGTTTCTGGTTCAGGCTCTGCTCCTAAGCGTAAGCCAAATGCGAACAAGCCTAACTCAGGCAACAAAGGCTCTGACAGCAACTCTGCAGTTGCTGGTGATGATAAGTCTGTAAGAAACAATGGTAGCAACTATAAGCGCGGTAATGCTGCTGGAGGCGCTGAGAAGAACACCAATTCAGGCGGTCAAAACGGTGCTGGTAAGCCGAAGAAATCAGGTTACGGTGGTAGCTATGGCCCTGGCCGTTCATCAAACCAATCGGCGTCTAACAAGCCTTCTGGCAATAAACCTTCGACGAACAAACCGTCTGGTAGCAAGCCATCTAGAAATCGTTCTAAGCCTGCTGCTCAAAAATAA